The window TTTATCCAGACGTTTGTAGTTCGATTCAAAAGATTTAACCAGATTCCAGAATGCTGGCGAATGATTGAGTTCTTGCAAATGACAAAGCTCATGCAGCAACACGTAACGTACATAATTCTCAGGCAAAAAAAGCAAACAATAATTCAAATTGATGTTGCCCTTGGGCGAGCAACTTCCCCAACGGGTTTTTTGTCCGCGAAAGGTTAGTCGACGATACACATGGCCGGTTTGTTCGCTGAGCGACTGCATTAGTGGCGTGATATGACACTCGGCCTGTTGCTTAAGCCAGGCGGCAAGTAAATTCACATTTTCTGTGTCTTTATTCAGAGCTGGTAATTCAATCCAGTCTTGATGAACGGCTATCTCCTTCGCGCCGGGTTTGTACACAATTCGCCAGGAACGTTTGAGGAATTCAAGTTTGATACTATCTGGTCGAGTGCTGTGATCTCGCTGTTGGGTTGCCAGATCAAGTTTGCTTTTGTGTTTTTCAATCCAGTCCCGGTGA of the Gammaproteobacteria bacterium genome contains:
- a CDS encoding M48 family metallopeptidase encodes the protein MPNARSIKPRVWPSRFKLMQAQLALDFPVTCENSYTIRISKRAKRLSIYLHNSGKVEVVAPQRASNKRIQAFIHDHRDWIEKHKSKLDLATQQRDHSTRPDSIKLEFLKRSWRIVYKPGAKEIAVHQDWIELPALNKDTENVNLLAAWLKQQAECHITPLMQSLSEQTGHVYRRLTFRGQKTRWGSCSPKGNINLNYCLLFLPENYVRYVLLHELCHLQELNHSPAFWNLVKSFESNYKRLDKKLNDYWVNLPHWLDLRFEKLTDEQEIVVMHV